A stretch of DNA from Halioglobus japonicus:
CACGGGCGCCCTGCCCACCCATCGCTGGGGCGCGCTGGGCCTGAAACCGTTGCCGGAGTCCCTGAACACCCAGTCACCTGAGTCTGGCCAGGATGGCCTGGAACAGCGCGGCACTCCGCGCGGGCCGGACAGCGCACGCTGGAGTACGACGACTGAGCGCAGTGCTAAATCACGGGCAAAAAAAAGCCCACCCCGTACGGGGTGGGCTTTTTTGTTTGGTGGGCCGTGCTGGGCTCGAACCAGCGACCAATTGGTTAAAAGCCAACTGCTCTACCAACTGAGCTAACGGCCCTAAATCTTGGAACACCGAAATAGGTGGCGCCCCCAGAGAGGTGCGTATAGTAATGATTTAGCGGCAAAAAACAAGCGTTTGCCAAAAATATTTTTCGCCGTAACAAACTCAATAATACCGGGTGGGATCTGCCACCCCAGCGTCGACAAAACCCTGCCGGCGCAGTCGACAACTGTCACACTTACCACAGGCGCGGCCGTCTGCGTCGGCCTGGTAACAAGACACTGTCAGCGAATAATCCACGCCAAGGTCCAGGCCTGCCGCAATGATATCTCCCTTCCCCAATTCCATTAAGGGTGTATGAATGGTCAGCTTCTGCCCCTCAACGCCAGCCCGTGTCGCCAGGTTAGCCATTGCTTCAAAGGCAGCAATATACTCCGGACGACAGTCGGGGTAGCCGGAATAGTCGACCGCATTAACGCCAATAAAAATGTCCTGGGCGCCCAACACCTCAGCCCAGCCCAGCGCGATCGACATGAACACCGTGTTTCGCGCCGGCACATAAGTCACCGGAATACCCTGGGTTTCCTCTTCGGGGACATCGATATCCGTATCAGTCAGGGCAGAGCCGCCAATGGCGTCCAGGTTCAGGTTAACCACCTTGTGCTCGACATCACCCAGGGCTGTAGAGACCCGATCGGC
This window harbors:
- the queC gene encoding 7-cyano-7-deazaguanine synthase QueC, which encodes MNSDKRAVILVSGGLDSTTVLAMARAQGYACYTLSFDYGQRHRAELLAADRVSTALGDVEHKVVNLNLDAIGGSALTDTDIDVPEEETQGIPVTYVPARNTVFMSIALGWAEVLGAQDIFIGVNAVDYSGYPDCRPEYIAAFEAMANLATRAGVEGQKLTIHTPLMELGKGDIIAAGLDLGVDYSLTVSCYQADADGRACGKCDSCRLRRQGFVDAGVADPTRYY